In one Candidatus Nitronereus thalassa genomic region, the following are encoded:
- the trxB gene encoding thioredoxin-disulfide reductase: protein MHNVVIIGSGPAGLTAAIYTARANLAPYMLEGSQAGGQLTLTTDVENFPGFPTGIMGPQLIQDMRAQAERFGTTFEAADVTKVDFSQRPFTITINDERTIQAKSVIISTGASANLLGLPSESRLLGHGVSTCATCDGFFFRGQPIAVIGGGDSALEEATFLTKFASHVTVIHRRDKLRASKIMQDKAMKNDKLSFRWNAVPDEILGDEVVTGIRLRDTVTNQPETLDCKGVFVAIGHTPNTQIFTGQIDTDANGYIQTTHGTATNIPGVFAAGDVQDSHYRQAITAAGTGCMAALDAERFLEASE from the coding sequence ATGCACAACGTTGTGATTATTGGATCAGGCCCTGCCGGGCTCACGGCTGCCATTTACACCGCTCGCGCCAACCTCGCCCCTTATATGCTGGAAGGTTCACAAGCTGGAGGGCAACTCACCCTTACCACCGATGTTGAAAACTTTCCAGGTTTTCCCACGGGCATTATGGGGCCGCAACTTATTCAGGATATGCGAGCCCAAGCGGAACGCTTTGGGACCACCTTCGAGGCTGCGGATGTGACCAAGGTGGATTTTAGCCAACGTCCGTTTACTATCACGATTAATGACGAACGAACGATCCAGGCCAAATCGGTGATTATCTCCACCGGTGCCTCTGCAAATTTATTGGGGCTTCCTTCCGAAAGCCGGCTCCTTGGGCATGGAGTCTCTACCTGTGCGACCTGTGATGGATTTTTCTTCCGAGGGCAGCCTATCGCTGTGATTGGTGGCGGAGACAGTGCGTTGGAAGAAGCCACGTTTTTAACGAAGTTTGCCAGCCATGTGACGGTCATCCATCGACGCGATAAACTTCGAGCTTCAAAAATCATGCAAGATAAAGCCATGAAAAATGACAAATTATCGTTTCGCTGGAATGCGGTTCCTGATGAAATTTTGGGAGACGAAGTGGTCACCGGCATTCGACTCCGCGATACCGTGACCAACCAACCCGAGACTCTGGATTGCAAAGGGGTGTTTGTAGCCATTGGGCATACCCCCAACACCCAGATTTTCACGGGACAGATCGACACAGATGCCAACGGCTATATTCAAACTACACATGGCACCGCGACCAATATTCCCGGAGTCTTCGCCGCCGGAGATGTGCAGGACTCTCACTATCGACAGGCCATTACGGCAGCGGGTACGGGGTGCATGGCCGCTCTCGATGCTGAACGCTTTTTGGAGGCGTCTGAATAA
- a CDS encoding type II secretion system protein, with amino-acid sequence MKKQDRGVTLIELLITLVIVFILASIALPLTKVSSKRSKELELRQTLRTVRTAIDDFRRDWARDNNTLLGPLCVKNQLSCKENTGVTGYPKSLETLLKIELSGAESAIEETVSLRRYLRKIPTDPMTNSDEWGIRCYQDDADVDDWCGEDVFDIFTTNTGTALDGTSYRNW; translated from the coding sequence ATGAAGAAACAGGACCGCGGAGTCACCTTAATTGAACTACTGATTACCCTGGTGATCGTGTTTATTTTGGCCTCCATTGCTCTCCCGCTCACGAAAGTGAGTTCCAAGCGGTCAAAGGAATTGGAGCTGCGTCAAACCTTGCGAACCGTTCGCACCGCAATCGATGATTTTCGCCGCGATTGGGCACGAGACAATAATACGCTTTTGGGCCCGCTCTGCGTAAAAAACCAGTTGTCATGCAAGGAGAACACAGGAGTCACGGGATATCCAAAATCTCTCGAAACGCTATTAAAAATTGAATTGAGTGGCGCGGAATCCGCCATTGAAGAAACGGTCTCCCTGAGACGGTACTTACGGAAAATACCCACCGATCCGATGACCAATTCTGATGAATGGGGTATTCGCTGCTATCAGGATGATGCGGATGTCGATGATTGGTGTGGGGAAGACGTTTTTGACATTTTCACTACGAACACGGGGACAGCCCTCGACGGCACCTCGTATCGCAACTGGTAA
- a CDS encoding prepilin-type N-terminal cleavage/methylation domain-containing protein, translated as MHPIVEKKWTGYTLLELMIVVAIASILVTLAVPSFQRSAVKAREATLKQNLATLRTVLDQHYADQGIYPQTLEALVEAGYLRQIPVDPFTKDSTSWRLVFEENADDAEPGGIFDVHSGSDLAALDGTHYSEW; from the coding sequence ATGCACCCCATCGTTGAAAAAAAGTGGACAGGCTACACGCTCCTGGAACTCATGATCGTCGTGGCCATTGCTAGTATTTTAGTGACACTTGCCGTACCATCCTTTCAACGGTCGGCGGTGAAAGCGAGGGAGGCGACTTTAAAACAAAACCTGGCCACTCTTCGGACAGTGTTGGACCAACATTATGCGGATCAGGGTATCTATCCTCAAACGCTTGAGGCCCTCGTGGAAGCGGGATATCTTCGGCAAATTCCAGTCGATCCCTTTACCAAAGATTCTACGAGTTGGCGATTGGTCTTTGAGGAAAACGCGGATGATGCTGAGCCCGGTGGAATTTTTGATGTCCATAGTGGCAGTGACCTCGCGGCCCTTGATGGCACGCACTATAGTGAATGGTAA
- a CDS encoding PilN domain-containing protein, protein MNIPRLHIPLTAQGLTTIRMIQAGLAGICVFLLLTMSWIWWETQQIEAETLKEEETIARVMETSRQFRQQAESNGYNLSDQGLQALSQQVTFAKELTSLQKFSWTQLLNDLESAVPSRIAMESVILDFQHSTIALSGTALTLEDLSALVNGLEQHPAFRDIVLSDHKFQKKKDKDKKHKFSYFVFNLEVTYQPQGQEPSRQKVPKSA, encoded by the coding sequence ATGAACATCCCTCGATTACACATTCCTCTCACCGCACAAGGCCTGACAACCATTCGAATGATTCAAGCCGGCCTTGCAGGTATCTGCGTATTCCTCCTATTGACGATGAGTTGGATCTGGTGGGAAACGCAACAGATTGAAGCCGAGACTCTCAAAGAGGAAGAAACCATCGCACGGGTGATGGAAACCTCTCGACAATTTCGGCAACAAGCCGAATCCAACGGCTACAACCTCTCGGATCAAGGACTTCAGGCACTCTCGCAACAAGTCACCTTTGCGAAAGAATTGACCTCCCTACAAAAATTTTCCTGGACCCAACTATTGAACGATTTGGAATCCGCCGTTCCTTCCCGCATTGCCATGGAATCCGTGATCTTAGATTTCCAACATTCGACCATCGCCTTAAGCGGGACCGCCCTCACACTAGAGGACCTGTCCGCGCTCGTAAATGGGCTCGAACAACATCCGGCGTTTCGAGACATTGTGTTGTCCGATCATAAATTTCAAAAGAAAAAGGACAAAGACAAGAAACACAAGTTTTCCTATTTCGTGTTTAACTTAGAAGTCACCTACCAACCTCAGGGGCAGGAACCATCACGACAAAAAGTCCCCAAGAGCGCCTAA
- a CDS encoding type II secretion system F family protein → MPQFHYRAARTDGTIVDAHADGISEGAVRSQLENQGLFVLELDGEQTQANLTKGIHFGTKLSLRDFLIFNQQFLALVKAGLPILKTFDILTERALNPHFQVALQHVREGIRGGAAISEAMTGQPKYFADLYRATIQSGEHTGNLVDVLQRYIAYLKLIISVREKVSKALAYPAFLVFVGLCVVGFLLGYIMPIFAEVYTQRAAKLPAPTQFLLDIVGSISQWGPWALGFGIVTPILFYVWIKTPLGLYQFHNVLLRLPLIGGIMIKNQIIRLSRTLATILAGGIPLLTALTITAQAMTNKVVSHSLSEASLRVRDGMGLAASLKQENFLPRMTLEMIEVGESTGSLETMLQEIAEFHESELDLQLNQLTTWIEPVLLLIMGFLVGGIVIVMYLPVFQLADTV, encoded by the coding sequence ATGCCGCAGTTTCATTATCGAGCCGCACGTACCGATGGCACTATTGTCGATGCCCATGCCGATGGAATCAGTGAGGGTGCCGTACGGAGCCAACTGGAAAACCAGGGTTTGTTCGTCCTGGAACTTGATGGCGAACAGACCCAGGCCAACCTTACCAAAGGCATTCATTTTGGCACCAAGCTGTCTCTCCGGGACTTCCTAATTTTCAATCAACAATTCCTGGCCCTTGTCAAAGCCGGTCTGCCCATTCTCAAAACTTTTGACATTCTGACCGAACGGGCCCTCAACCCACATTTCCAAGTGGCCCTACAACATGTGAGAGAAGGCATTCGTGGAGGTGCGGCCATTTCAGAAGCCATGACAGGACAGCCGAAATATTTTGCGGATCTCTATCGGGCCACCATTCAATCCGGTGAGCACACTGGCAACCTCGTTGATGTGCTTCAACGATACATTGCCTATCTGAAACTCATTATTTCCGTACGGGAAAAAGTTTCGAAAGCCTTGGCCTATCCAGCTTTTCTGGTCTTTGTTGGGCTTTGCGTGGTCGGATTTCTTTTAGGATATATCATGCCGATCTTTGCGGAGGTTTACACTCAACGAGCCGCTAAACTTCCAGCTCCCACTCAATTTCTCCTCGACATCGTCGGATCGATTTCACAGTGGGGTCCCTGGGCCCTTGGGTTTGGTATCGTCACCCCCATTCTCTTTTACGTTTGGATTAAAACACCCCTGGGTCTTTACCAATTTCACAATGTCCTACTACGGCTCCCTTTAATCGGGGGCATCATGATCAAAAACCAAATCATTCGTCTTTCACGAACGTTAGCCACCATTCTTGCTGGTGGGATTCCCCTGTTGACCGCACTCACGATCACGGCGCAGGCCATGACAAATAAGGTCGTTTCTCACTCTTTGAGCGAGGCCAGTTTACGGGTTCGTGACGGAATGGGACTGGCGGCATCATTGAAACAAGAAAATTTTCTGCCTCGCATGACTCTCGAAATGATCGAAGTGGGAGAGTCTACGGGTTCTCTGGAAACCATGCTGCAGGAAATCGCGGAATTTCATGAGAGCGAACTGGATTTGCAATTGAATCAATTAACCACCTGGATTGAGCCCGTGCTCTTGCTCATCATGGGGTTTCTAGTCGGAGGTATTGTCATTGTGATGTATCTCCCAGTGTTCCAATTAGCGGATACCGTGTAA
- the coaE gene encoding dephospho-CoA kinase (Dephospho-CoA kinase (CoaE) performs the final step in coenzyme A biosynthesis.) — translation MLLVGLTGGLASGKTTVAKMFQECGAEVIDADQLARSVVQPKRAAWKDLVATFGTNILHDDQTLNRQALAARVFGHPKQLKNLNAIVHPRVAREQANIARSIAKQHPDAVIIYDAALLIEANAHARMDRVIVVTSDQRTQISRACGRDGMSRKEALARIRGQLPMRDKKKLADYLIDGTLPLGELRGKVHNLYGDLLAQAQQKTHESRNHRKAKP, via the coding sequence ATGTTACTTGTTGGCTTAACCGGAGGTTTAGCGTCAGGAAAGACCACCGTGGCAAAAATGTTCCAAGAATGCGGGGCGGAAGTGATCGATGCCGATCAACTCGCACGGTCCGTAGTCCAACCCAAACGGGCGGCTTGGAAAGACTTGGTGGCGACCTTCGGTACAAACATTCTACACGATGACCAGACCCTTAATCGTCAAGCCCTCGCTGCCCGGGTCTTTGGACACCCCAAGCAACTGAAAAACTTAAATGCTATCGTGCACCCGCGGGTCGCTCGCGAGCAAGCGAACATCGCCAGATCCATCGCCAAGCAACACCCTGATGCCGTCATTATTTATGATGCGGCCTTATTGATTGAAGCCAATGCGCATGCTCGAATGGATCGCGTGATCGTAGTGACCTCCGATCAACGCACCCAAATTTCTCGAGCCTGTGGAAGGGATGGAATGTCTCGAAAGGAAGCCTTGGCCCGCATACGTGGCCAACTTCCCATGCGGGACAAAAAAAAATTGGCGGATTATCTGATTGATGGCACTTTGCCCCTCGGTGAACTTCGAGGAAAAGTTCATAATCTTTATGGTGACCTCTTGGCCCAAGCCCAACAGAAAACCCACGAATCTCGGAACCATCGAAAAGCAAAGCCCTAA
- a CDS encoding GspE/PulE family protein, whose product MATPVKRTSLEEILLKHELLSPTQLSECMQRAESTATPLREILLEEGLVKEEPLARAIAEQFGLPFEPLHEFRVDPDFFSTIPVEWMHRQPFAPLSSQDGFLTIAVTDPQNLRAIDELELLLGQEVRLVVTTKTAIEDGLAASEGNKQALTRIQAELHPVLVKEDDKGEEILSVESISRDQSPVVKLVDTIILSALQKHASDIHIEPNENSIEVKFRIDGVLYPAMEPLAPSVHSSLISRLKIMSELDISERRIPQDGRFKLHVEKRTVDFRVSILPSVFAESIVIRVLDKSSITTGVGGLNLDVMGYPPEDLRRFRRAITRPYGMVLVTGPTGSGKTTTLYGALNEVHSPEDKIITIEDPVEYQLGGIVQIPVNEKKGLTFARGLRSILRHDPDKIMVGEIRDAETAQIAIQSALTGHLVFTTVHANNAFDVISRFVNMGIERFNFVSSLSCILAQRLVRAICPYCKVPVPADPDLCRDSGIDYERAKTYTFYEGKGCHECNGLGFKGRRAITEFLDVNESIKEMILTERTSSEIHNAAFAQGMTTLRQNAVQKVIRGETTLREINRVTPIEDIG is encoded by the coding sequence ATGGCCACACCAGTTAAACGCACATCATTAGAAGAAATTTTATTGAAGCATGAACTGCTTTCGCCCACTCAATTGAGTGAATGCATGCAGCGTGCTGAATCCACCGCCACACCTCTTCGAGAAATATTGCTGGAAGAGGGCCTGGTTAAGGAAGAACCTCTCGCCCGAGCTATCGCGGAACAGTTTGGTCTGCCCTTCGAACCTTTGCATGAGTTCCGCGTGGACCCAGATTTCTTTTCCACCATTCCCGTTGAATGGATGCACCGCCAACCGTTCGCTCCACTTTCCAGTCAAGATGGATTTCTTACCATTGCTGTGACAGACCCGCAAAATTTACGGGCCATTGATGAATTGGAGTTACTCCTAGGTCAAGAAGTTCGATTGGTCGTTACCACCAAGACGGCGATTGAAGATGGGCTGGCCGCAAGCGAAGGCAATAAACAGGCCCTGACACGAATACAAGCGGAACTGCATCCCGTGCTCGTCAAAGAGGATGATAAGGGAGAAGAAATTCTTTCGGTCGAAAGCATTTCCAGAGATCAAAGCCCGGTCGTCAAGTTAGTTGATACTATAATTCTCAGCGCGCTCCAAAAACATGCCAGTGATATTCATATCGAACCCAATGAAAATAGCATTGAGGTCAAGTTTCGAATTGATGGTGTGCTGTACCCGGCCATGGAACCCCTTGCGCCCTCCGTGCATTCTTCCTTGATTTCCCGGCTCAAGATTATGTCGGAACTGGATATTTCCGAGCGACGCATCCCTCAAGATGGTCGCTTCAAACTGCACGTGGAAAAGCGCACGGTGGATTTTCGTGTATCGATTCTTCCAAGCGTGTTTGCTGAATCCATCGTGATTCGGGTCCTGGACAAATCAAGTATTACCACCGGAGTCGGAGGCTTGAACTTGGATGTCATGGGATATCCCCCCGAAGACCTCAGACGATTTCGACGCGCCATCACCCGGCCGTACGGTATGGTGCTGGTGACCGGACCAACTGGAAGCGGAAAAACCACGACCCTCTATGGTGCGCTCAATGAAGTACATTCTCCTGAGGACAAAATTATTACGATTGAAGATCCCGTGGAATACCAACTAGGCGGCATCGTGCAAATTCCCGTCAATGAAAAGAAAGGATTAACCTTTGCGCGAGGGCTGCGATCCATTCTCCGGCATGATCCTGATAAAATCATGGTCGGGGAAATTCGTGATGCCGAAACCGCGCAAATTGCCATCCAATCCGCATTGACCGGGCATCTCGTCTTTACCACTGTCCATGCGAACAATGCGTTCGATGTCATCTCCCGATTTGTCAATATGGGCATTGAACGATTTAACTTTGTCTCATCCCTCAGCTGCATTTTGGCCCAGCGTCTGGTTCGGGCCATCTGTCCATATTGCAAGGTGCCGGTTCCGGCCGACCCTGACCTATGCCGCGATTCAGGCATCGATTATGAGCGGGCAAAAACCTATACCTTCTATGAAGGAAAAGGCTGTCACGAATGTAATGGTCTCGGGTTCAAGGGACGGCGAGCGATTACCGAGTTTTTGGATGTGAATGAGTCGATTAAAGAAATGATTCTCACGGAACGTACCTCATCGGAAATTCACAACGCAGCCTTTGCGCAAGGGATGACCACACTTCGGCAAAACGCCGTGCAAAAAGTGATACGGGGTGAAACGACCCTTCGGGAAATTAACCGCGTGACCCCCATTGAGGACATTGGATGA
- a CDS encoding LysM peptidoglycan-binding domain-containing protein gives MKDTSLFLVKISSIFLLVVMSQGCAHQTQSSSSPIKPPPAYSNSTMAIEAKAEADTFRAALASERIKAAKQAAAVRSAQQETAALKARELEHAEKISQLKTELATITAERDQLRVEVTHLRAKTASAPQVLQLVTQMRTIETSLNNLSSSLGTLSEDIVTLRDEVEQQKIIASKPSVSSTNPPSAEDRIVGTDLIVVRRGDSLWQLARTYGTTVNELKRLNGLTNHTIVAGQFLKIPYGEDLDPGELAEMPSKKDKPTP, from the coding sequence ATGAAAGATACATCTCTTTTTTTAGTGAAAATCTCCTCGATTTTTTTACTAGTTGTGATGTCTCAGGGCTGTGCCCACCAAACGCAATCATCATCCTCTCCGATAAAACCACCACCGGCATATTCCAATTCGACTATGGCCATTGAAGCCAAGGCGGAGGCCGATACCTTTCGCGCGGCCCTCGCTTCGGAACGCATCAAAGCTGCCAAACAAGCCGCAGCCGTAAGGTCGGCCCAGCAGGAAACGGCTGCGCTCAAAGCCCGAGAACTGGAACATGCTGAAAAGATTTCACAACTGAAAACCGAACTCGCGACCATCACGGCGGAACGAGATCAACTTCGCGTGGAAGTCACCCATTTGCGAGCGAAAACTGCCTCGGCCCCACAGGTGCTTCAACTGGTCACCCAAATGCGAACCATCGAAACCTCTCTGAATAATCTCAGCTCCTCGTTGGGAACACTTTCCGAAGATATTGTGACCTTACGAGATGAAGTCGAACAGCAGAAAATAATAGCCAGCAAGCCATCCGTGTCATCCACCAATCCCCCCTCAGCTGAAGACCGTATAGTCGGCACTGACCTGATTGTCGTGCGCCGAGGCGATTCCTTGTGGCAACTGGCTCGAACGTATGGCACGACCGTCAATGAATTGAAACGACTCAACGGGCTCACGAACCACACGATCGTCGCGGGGCAATTTCTTAAGATTCCATATGGTGAAGATCTTGATCCTGGAGAGCTCGCTGAGATGCCCAGTAAAAAGGACAAACCCACCCCGTGA
- the pilO gene encoding type 4a pilus biogenesis protein PilO, with protein sequence MNLPNTTLSPTANTTLRFLKPLVGLTCASLLGCIGMYFGVLIPTEDRHAQVEATLTQLQQQHVQRQKAKTTQTQLAGIWNKLPVPEDFSDLGVTITTLAKSNNVRIPGMQYHQNKQKNKLAAKGDISFDAFGPYEAIRKFIFELETSGTYLIIEKLTAERSKKGEDVAFKMRIGTYFKPEGALSVKGFTSP encoded by the coding sequence ATGAATCTGCCAAACACGACACTCTCACCAACTGCCAATACCACGCTTCGATTTTTAAAACCCTTAGTCGGTCTCACGTGCGCCAGCTTACTTGGGTGCATAGGAATGTATTTTGGTGTGCTTATTCCAACGGAAGACCGGCATGCCCAAGTGGAAGCCACGCTTACTCAATTGCAACAACAACACGTCCAGCGGCAGAAGGCCAAAACGACCCAAACGCAATTAGCCGGAATATGGAATAAACTACCCGTCCCTGAAGATTTTTCTGATTTGGGAGTTACAATCACAACACTGGCCAAATCCAACAACGTACGAATCCCCGGGATGCAATACCATCAGAACAAACAGAAGAATAAACTCGCAGCAAAGGGGGATATTTCCTTTGATGCCTTTGGTCCGTATGAGGCCATCCGAAAGTTTATATTCGAGTTGGAGACCTCGGGGACCTATCTCATCATTGAAAAGTTAACGGCTGAACGATCAAAAAAAGGTGAAGATGTCGCCTTTAAAATGCGCATTGGAACGTATTTCAAACCGGAAGGCGCTCTATCCGTGAAAGGATTCACCTCACCGTGA
- a CDS encoding retroviral-like aspartic protease family protein, translating to MRTRSTFCSKGFAWGLTILVLVAINPTAMATMYRCFDAQGSVVLTDSPAQLEDCTILDPKKPTAQIAPSPIPNPAQAHPPRQHPKRASISQRYEQTKEGTTKEQSDQDNEAIDKKKEELETITVPITKIGGSMVVQVTLNGSVDAHLIVDTGATMTVLSYDIGIELGLLSGSDVSLNTVNTAGGSVQVSMSNLESLQVGAAHASNVAVAIHDLPDGISGISGLLGMSFLRNFEVTLDADQGFLRLRPKAKK from the coding sequence ATGCGGACAAGATCCACATTTTGCTCGAAAGGATTCGCATGGGGACTTACCATCCTTGTTCTTGTGGCAATCAACCCTACGGCCATGGCTACTATGTATCGATGTTTTGACGCCCAAGGTTCGGTGGTTTTAACCGACAGTCCAGCACAACTCGAAGACTGCACGATCCTTGATCCGAAAAAACCTACGGCGCAAATAGCGCCTTCTCCAATTCCGAATCCAGCACAGGCTCATCCCCCTCGGCAACATCCCAAAAGGGCTTCCATCTCACAAAGATACGAACAGACCAAAGAAGGCACGACCAAGGAACAATCCGACCAAGATAACGAGGCCATTGACAAAAAAAAAGAAGAACTTGAGACGATTACCGTCCCCATCACAAAAATTGGCGGTTCTATGGTAGTCCAAGTGACGCTAAATGGTTCGGTTGATGCCCATCTAATTGTGGACACAGGTGCCACGATGACAGTGCTGTCGTACGATATCGGAATTGAACTGGGGTTACTGTCGGGATCGGATGTGAGTTTGAATACGGTCAATACGGCCGGTGGGTCGGTTCAGGTCAGCATGTCAAATTTGGAATCCCTCCAAGTTGGAGCAGCCCATGCTTCCAATGTGGCCGTCGCCATCCATGATTTACCAGATGGAATTTCAGGAATATCCGGCCTCCTCGGGATGTCCTTCCTCAGAAACTTCGAAGTCACCCTCGACGCCGACCAAGGCTTTCTTCGTTTACGTCCCAAAGCAAAGAAGTAA
- a CDS encoding pectinesterase family protein — protein MKFLSTTIIILGCLLCGASLVTAQEGFLPHGSETPGGATWVVALDGTGQFISIQEAIDQAHNGDTIFIKAGNYSEDVTVHSKEGLKIVGEGWKKVFIAGLNRVGTLHIGKWPYGATDVEISGMSIQQHGGLGIGIFNGAGVMLRDIHVNGLIFVQQVQRVRIEHCIVGGSETTGMAFADSDAILVGNIIHDNDHGVSVGGTSKVEMKNNVITRSLFEAILVADKGQASIVQNTLVNNGGGVKFQDESFGDIRGNIISDSKVGVAYSSTANVTRSYNAFHNNGAHDQISETAPTSSSGNSQHNALYVSPHFVAPDRGDFRLQTDSPLLNVGEFPFLGALGPISQ, from the coding sequence ATGAAATTTCTATCAACCACAATCATCATTTTGGGGTGCCTCCTTTGTGGAGCAAGTCTGGTCACGGCCCAAGAGGGTTTTCTCCCCCATGGATCCGAAACACCTGGTGGGGCGACATGGGTTGTGGCGTTAGATGGAACCGGGCAATTCATTTCCATTCAAGAGGCCATTGATCAAGCGCATAATGGCGATACCATTTTCATTAAGGCAGGAAACTATAGTGAAGACGTGACCGTCCATAGTAAAGAGGGACTGAAAATCGTCGGCGAGGGATGGAAGAAAGTATTTATTGCAGGGTTGAACCGTGTTGGCACGCTTCATATTGGCAAGTGGCCGTATGGCGCGACTGATGTCGAAATTAGCGGGATGTCGATTCAACAACACGGTGGTCTTGGAATAGGTATTTTTAATGGGGCGGGGGTGATGCTTCGAGACATACACGTCAATGGATTAATTTTTGTCCAGCAAGTCCAACGAGTGCGAATCGAACACTGCATTGTGGGTGGCAGTGAAACCACGGGCATGGCCTTTGCTGATTCAGACGCAATTCTCGTGGGCAATATCATCCACGATAATGATCACGGCGTTTCGGTGGGAGGTACCTCGAAAGTTGAAATGAAAAATAATGTGATTACTCGGAGCCTATTTGAGGCCATTTTGGTGGCAGATAAAGGTCAGGCCTCTATTGTCCAGAACACGCTAGTCAACAACGGTGGCGGCGTGAAATTTCAAGATGAGTCTTTCGGAGATATTCGAGGGAATATTATTAGTGATTCAAAAGTGGGAGTGGCATATTCTTCCACGGCGAACGTGACACGATCCTACAACGCATTCCATAACAATGGTGCCCATGATCAAATCAGCGAAACTGCTCCCACATCCTCATCTGGTAATTCCCAACACAATGCACTTTATGTATCTCCACATTTTGTCGCCCCGGATCGTGGCGATTTCAGACTACAAACCGACTCACCGTTGTTGAATGTCGGAGAATTCCCCTTTCTCGGCGCGCTTGGTCCTATCAGCCAATAA